In the genome of Siniperca chuatsi isolate FFG_IHB_CAS linkage group LG17, ASM2008510v1, whole genome shotgun sequence, one region contains:
- the LOC122864519 gene encoding regulation of nuclear pre-mRNA domain-containing protein 1A-like → MSAFSEAALEKKLSELSNSQQSVQTLSLWLIHHRKHSRTIVSVWLNELKKAQVSRKLTFLYLANDVIQNSKKKGPEFTQDFAPIIVDAFKHVYRDGEEGCKKQLGRVLSIWQERAVYENNLLDQLSKVLYGEKKAKKRPYEEIQPDDEDFASQSSPAEPPQTAELIRALQELENAASGDSVLRQRISSLPAEVQDTSLLHRITDKESGERLSRLVEEACMLLADYSGRLAAEIDDRRQLTRTLTVFLQSQKDGLAQNEQKLEEYKRKLARVTQVRKELRSRLNNLPGGLYNSSN, encoded by the exons ATGTCAGCTTTCTCTGAGGCGGCTTTAGAAAAGAAACTATCCGAGCTTAGCAACTCGCAGCAAAGTGTGCAGACGTTGTCGTTGTGGCTCATTCATCATAGAAAACACTCGAGGACCATTGTCAGTGTTTGGCTCAACGAACTGAAAAAAG CTCAGGTATCACGCAAGCTGACCTTCCTTTACCTGGCCAACGACGTCATTCAGAACAGCAAGAAGAAAGGACCAGAATTCACCCAGGACTTTGCACCAATCATCGTTGATGCTTTCAAACATGTATACAG AGATGGCGAGGAGGGCTGTAAGAAACAGTTGGGTCGGGTTTTGTCCATCTGGCAGGAGAGAGCTGTGTACGAGAATAATCTGCTGGATCAGCTCTCAAAAGTCCTGT ATGGAGAAAAGAAGGCTAAGAAAAGGCCTTATGAGGAGATCCAACCAGATGATGAGGACTTCGCTTCCCAGAGCTCCCCAGCTGAGCCCCCACAG acAGCAGAGTTAATCCGAGCTCTGCAAGAGCTGGAAAATGCAGCTTCTGGCGACTCAGTGCTGCGTCAGCGCATCTCCTCCCTTCCTGCTGAGGTCCAAGACACGTCACTGCTTCACAGGATCACAG ATAAGGAATCGGGGGAGCGGCTTTCCCGGCTGGTGGAGGAGGCGTGCATGTTGCTAGCAGACTACAGTGGCCGCTTGGCGGCAGAGATTGACGATAGGAGGCAGCTCACGCGCACACTAACAGTCTTCCTGCAAAGCCAGAAGGACGGCCTGGCCCAGAACGAGCAGAAACTCGAA GAATACAAACGCAAACTGGCAAGGGTGACCCAGGTCCGGAAGGAGCTGCGTTCTCGTCTGAACAATCTTCCAGGAGGACTCTACAACTCCTCAAACTGA